Proteins encoded together in one Opisthocomus hoazin isolate bOpiHoa1 chromosome 27, bOpiHoa1.hap1, whole genome shotgun sequence window:
- the LOC104332884 gene encoding splicing factor Cactin isoform X3: protein MGSRSRSPARHRGARSPRRERVRERRRRSRSVERRWEPSSGSDSGDEKRKWKKKSKSRDQHRESQKKHRSRSRGRSSGSSSERERDKRRARSRERRRKRDGSKSSVSSISSPSPPRSQGREETRQQLSLQERLRLKEEKKKQAALMKALETPEEKRARRLAKKEAKERKKREKMGWGEEYMGYTNTDNPFGDNNLLGTFIWSKALEKKGISHLDEKDLKERNKRIQEDNRLELQKVKQLRLEREREKAMREQELEMLQREKEAEHFKTWEEQEDNFHLQQAKLRSKIRIRDGRAKPIDLLAKYISAEDDDLAVEMHEPYTFLNGLTVSDMEDLVEDIQVYMELEQGKNVDFWRDMTIITEDEIAKLRKLEASGKGGPGERRDGVNASVSSDVQSVFKGKTYNQLQVLYQGVESKIRAGGPSLDVGYWESLLQQLKAYMARARLRERHQDVLRQKLYKLKQEQGVESEPLFPIIKREPASPSDSSLFSLPCRLGAEESIVVQPGPSSEPEPEQDAEAKGEAEGEAVLMEEDLIQQSLDDYDAGKYSPRLLGASELPFDAHVLEAEEDAHRLLLLRQQLQVTGDATESADDIFFRKAKEGMGADEAQFSVEMPLTGKAYLWADKYRPRKPRFFNRVHTGFEWNKYNQTHYDFDNPPPKIVQGYKFNIFYPDLIDKRSTPEYFLEACQDNKDFAILRFQAGPPYEDIAFKIVSREWEYSHRHGFRCQFANGIFQLWFHFKRYRYRR from the exons ATGGGGTCGAGGTCGCGCAGCCCGGCCCGGCACCGAGGGGCCCGTtcgccgcggcgggagcgggtccgggagaggcggcggcgcaGCCGGAGCGTGGAGCGCCGCTGGGAGCCGAGCTCGGG ctcagacTCTGGCGATGAGAAGcggaaatggaagaagaaaagcaaaagcagggaCCAGCACCGTGAGAGCCAGAAGAAACACCGCTCGCGGTCCCGGGGCCGCTCCTCCGGCTCGAGCTCGGAGCGCGAGCGAGACAAGAGGAGAGCGCGGAGCAGGGAGCGGCGGAGGAAGAGAGATGGCTCCAAGTCTTCCGTGTCCTCCATCAGCTCTccgtccccgccgcgctcccagggcagggaggagacGAGGCAGCAGCTGAGCCTCCAGGAGCGCTTGAGgctgaaggaggagaagaagaagcagGCTGCGCTCATGAAAGCCCTGGAGACGCCCGAGGAGAAACGGGCTCGCCGGCTGGCCAAGAAGGAGGCCAAGGAGAGGAAGAAGCGGGAGAagatggggtggggagaggagtaCATGGGTTACACCAACACCGACAACCCGTTTGGGGACAACAACCTGCTGGGCACCTTCATCTGGAGCAAG GCACTGGAAAAGAAAGGGATCAGCCACCTGGACGAGAAGGACCTGAAGGAGAGGAACAAGCGAATCCAGGAGGACAATCGCCTGGAGCTGCAGAAG GTGAAGCAGCTGCGcctggagcgggagcgggagaaGGCAATgcgggagcaggagctggagatgctgcagcgggagaaggaggcagagcactTCAAAacctgggaggagcaggaggacaaCTTCCACCTGCAGCAGGCCAAGCTGCG GTCTAAGATCCGGATCCGGGATGGGAGGGCGAAAcccattgacctgctggccaagtaCATCAGCGCGGAGGACGACGACCTGGCCGTGGAGATGCACGAGCCCTACACCTTCCTGAACGGCCTGACCGTCTCCGACATGGAGGATCTGGTGGAGGACATTCAG GTTTACATGgagctggagcaagggaagaacGTGGACTTCTGGAGGGACATGACCATCATCACGGAGGATGAGATAGCCAAGCTCCGCAAACTGGAGGCCTCTGGGAAAGGAGGACCAG GCGAGCGTCGGGACGGCGTCAACGCCTCCGTCAGCTCGGACGTGCAGTCCGTGTTCAAGGGGAAGACTTACAACCAGCTGCAAGTGCTGTACCAGGGCGTCGAGAGCAAGATCCGCGCAGGAGGACCCAGCCTTGACGTTGGCTACTGGGagagcctgctgcagcagctgaaggcGTACATGGCTCGGGCCag GCTGCGGGAGCGGCACCAGGATGTGCTGCGCCAGAAGCTGTACAAGTTGAAGCAGGAGCAGGGTGTGGAGAGCGAACCGCTCTTCCCCATCATCAAGCGGGAGCCGGCCTCCCCCAGCGACAG ttctctcttctctctgcccTGCAGGCTGGGTGCAGAGGAGAGCATTGTGGTGCAGCCGGGGCCGTCCTCGGAGCCAGAGCCCGAGCAGGACGCGGAGGCCAAAGGAGAGGCGGAGGGGGAGGCTGTGCTGATGGAGGAGGACCTGATCCAGCAGAGCCTGGACGACTACGACGCGGGGAAGTACAGCCCCCGGCTGCTGGGCGCCAGCGAGCTGCCCTTCGACGCCCACGTGCTGGAGGCCGAGGAGGACGCGCATCGGTTGCTGCTTCTGCGCCAGCAGCTCCAGGTCACAG GTGATGCCACCGAGAGCGCCGACGACATCTTCTTCCGGAAGGCCAAGGAGGGCATGGGCGCGGACGAGGCGCAGTTCAGCGTGGAGATGCCCCTCACGGGCAAGGCCTATCTCTGGGCGGACAAGTACCGGCCCCGCAAGCCCCGCTTCTTCAACCGGGTGCACACGGGCTTCGAGTGGAACAAGTACAACCAGACCCACTACGACTTCGACAACCCGCCCCCCAAGATCGTGCAGGGCTACAAGTTCAACATCTTCTACCCCGACCTCATCGACAAGCGCTCAACGCCCGAGTACTTCCTGGAGGCCTGCCAGGACAACAAGGACTTCGCCATCCTGCGCTTCCAGGCCGGGCCGCCCTACGAGGACATCGCCTTCAAGATCGTCAGCCGGGAGTGGGAGTATTCCCACCGCCACGGCTTCCGCTGCCAGTTTGCCAACGGCATCTTCCAGCTCTGGTTCCACTTCAAGCGTTACCGTTACCGCCGGTGA
- the LOC104332884 gene encoding splicing factor Cactin isoform X4, whose amino-acid sequence MGSRSRSPARHRGARSPRRERVRERRRRSRSVERRWEPSSGSDSGDEKRKWKKKSKSRDQHRESQKKHRSRSRGRSSGSSSERERDKRRARSRERRRKRDGSKSSVSSISSPSPPRSQGREETRQQLSLQERLRLKEEKKKQAALMKALETPEEKRARRLAKKEAKERKKREKMGWGEEYMGYTNTDNPFGDNNLLGTFIWSKALEKKGISHLDEKDLKERNKRIQEDNRLELQKVKQLRLEREREKAMREQELEMLQREKEAEHFKTWEEQEDNFHLQQAKLRSKIRIRDGRAKPIDLLAKYISAEDDDLAVEMHEPYTFLNGLTVSDMEDLVEDIQVYMELEQGKNVDFWRDMTIITEDEIAKLRKLEASGKGGPGERRDGVNASVSSDVQSVFKGKTYNQLQVLYQGVESKIRAGGPSLDVGYWESLLQQLKAYMARARLRERHQDVLRQKLYKLKQEQGVESEPLFPIIKREPASPSDRLGAEESIVVQPGPSSEPEPEQDAEAKGEAEGEAVLMEEDLIQQSLDDYDAGKYSPRLLGASELPFDAHVLEAEEDAHRLLLLRQQLQVTGDATESADDIFFRKAKEGMGADEAQFSVEMPLTGKAYLWADKYRPRKPRFFNRVHTGFEWNKYNQTHYDFDNPPPKIVQGYKFNIFYPDLIDKRSTPEYFLEACQDNKDFAILRFQAGPPYEDIAFKIVSREWEYSHRHGFRCQFANGIFQLWFHFKRYRYRR is encoded by the exons ATGGGGTCGAGGTCGCGCAGCCCGGCCCGGCACCGAGGGGCCCGTtcgccgcggcgggagcgggtccgggagaggcggcggcgcaGCCGGAGCGTGGAGCGCCGCTGGGAGCCGAGCTCGGG ctcagacTCTGGCGATGAGAAGcggaaatggaagaagaaaagcaaaagcagggaCCAGCACCGTGAGAGCCAGAAGAAACACCGCTCGCGGTCCCGGGGCCGCTCCTCCGGCTCGAGCTCGGAGCGCGAGCGAGACAAGAGGAGAGCGCGGAGCAGGGAGCGGCGGAGGAAGAGAGATGGCTCCAAGTCTTCCGTGTCCTCCATCAGCTCTccgtccccgccgcgctcccagggcagggaggagacGAGGCAGCAGCTGAGCCTCCAGGAGCGCTTGAGgctgaaggaggagaagaagaagcagGCTGCGCTCATGAAAGCCCTGGAGACGCCCGAGGAGAAACGGGCTCGCCGGCTGGCCAAGAAGGAGGCCAAGGAGAGGAAGAAGCGGGAGAagatggggtggggagaggagtaCATGGGTTACACCAACACCGACAACCCGTTTGGGGACAACAACCTGCTGGGCACCTTCATCTGGAGCAAG GCACTGGAAAAGAAAGGGATCAGCCACCTGGACGAGAAGGACCTGAAGGAGAGGAACAAGCGAATCCAGGAGGACAATCGCCTGGAGCTGCAGAAG GTGAAGCAGCTGCGcctggagcgggagcgggagaaGGCAATgcgggagcaggagctggagatgctgcagcgggagaaggaggcagagcactTCAAAacctgggaggagcaggaggacaaCTTCCACCTGCAGCAGGCCAAGCTGCG GTCTAAGATCCGGATCCGGGATGGGAGGGCGAAAcccattgacctgctggccaagtaCATCAGCGCGGAGGACGACGACCTGGCCGTGGAGATGCACGAGCCCTACACCTTCCTGAACGGCCTGACCGTCTCCGACATGGAGGATCTGGTGGAGGACATTCAG GTTTACATGgagctggagcaagggaagaacGTGGACTTCTGGAGGGACATGACCATCATCACGGAGGATGAGATAGCCAAGCTCCGCAAACTGGAGGCCTCTGGGAAAGGAGGACCAG GCGAGCGTCGGGACGGCGTCAACGCCTCCGTCAGCTCGGACGTGCAGTCCGTGTTCAAGGGGAAGACTTACAACCAGCTGCAAGTGCTGTACCAGGGCGTCGAGAGCAAGATCCGCGCAGGAGGACCCAGCCTTGACGTTGGCTACTGGGagagcctgctgcagcagctgaaggcGTACATGGCTCGGGCCag GCTGCGGGAGCGGCACCAGGATGTGCTGCGCCAGAAGCTGTACAAGTTGAAGCAGGAGCAGGGTGTGGAGAGCGAACCGCTCTTCCCCATCATCAAGCGGGAGCCGGCCTCCCCCAGCGACAG GCTGGGTGCAGAGGAGAGCATTGTGGTGCAGCCGGGGCCGTCCTCGGAGCCAGAGCCCGAGCAGGACGCGGAGGCCAAAGGAGAGGCGGAGGGGGAGGCTGTGCTGATGGAGGAGGACCTGATCCAGCAGAGCCTGGACGACTACGACGCGGGGAAGTACAGCCCCCGGCTGCTGGGCGCCAGCGAGCTGCCCTTCGACGCCCACGTGCTGGAGGCCGAGGAGGACGCGCATCGGTTGCTGCTTCTGCGCCAGCAGCTCCAGGTCACAG GTGATGCCACCGAGAGCGCCGACGACATCTTCTTCCGGAAGGCCAAGGAGGGCATGGGCGCGGACGAGGCGCAGTTCAGCGTGGAGATGCCCCTCACGGGCAAGGCCTATCTCTGGGCGGACAAGTACCGGCCCCGCAAGCCCCGCTTCTTCAACCGGGTGCACACGGGCTTCGAGTGGAACAAGTACAACCAGACCCACTACGACTTCGACAACCCGCCCCCCAAGATCGTGCAGGGCTACAAGTTCAACATCTTCTACCCCGACCTCATCGACAAGCGCTCAACGCCCGAGTACTTCCTGGAGGCCTGCCAGGACAACAAGGACTTCGCCATCCTGCGCTTCCAGGCCGGGCCGCCCTACGAGGACATCGCCTTCAAGATCGTCAGCCGGGAGTGGGAGTATTCCCACCGCCACGGCTTCCGCTGCCAGTTTGCCAACGGCATCTTCCAGCTCTGGTTCCACTTCAAGCGTTACCGTTACCGCCGGTGA